The following proteins are co-located in the Triticum aestivum cultivar Chinese Spring chromosome 1A, IWGSC CS RefSeq v2.1, whole genome shotgun sequence genome:
- the LOC123121450 gene encoding putative [ribosomal protein S18]-alanine N-acetyltransferase, with product MAAAATILELDPSHERAGRVIDDIVRLEKRIFPKHESLARSFHDELKRRNTGLIYSTSGVGDDEEVAGYAMYTCATSLCASITKLAVKESCRRQGLGEALLQAAVEKCRRRRVQRVSLHVDPARTAAVALYRKAGFQVDATIEGYYSAQRNAYRMYMDL from the exons ATGGCGGCCGCGGCCACGATCCTCGAGTTGGACCCTTCACACGAGCGCGCCGGCCGCGTCATCGACGACATCGTGCGGCTGGAGAAGAGGATCTTCCCGAAGCACGAGTCGCTGGCGCGCTCGTTCCACGACGAGCTCAAGCGCCGGAACACCGGCCTGATCTACTCGACGtccggcgtcggcgacgacgaggagGTCGCCGGCTACGCCATGTACACCTGCGCCACCTCCCTCTGCGCCTCCATCACCAAACTCGCCG TGAAGGAGAGCTGCCGGAGGCAGGGCCTCGGCGAGGCGCTCCTGCAGGCCGCCGTCGAGAAGTGCCGGAGGAGGCGGGTCCAGCGGGTGTCCCTCCACGTCGACCCGGCGAGGACGGCCGCGGTGGCGCTTTACCGGAAGGCCGGGTTCCAGGTGGACGCCACCATCGAGGGCTACTACTCCGCACAGAGGAATGCTTACCGGATGTACATGGATCTCTAG
- the LOC123047232 gene encoding E3 ubiquitin-protein ligase AIRP2 has translation MRKAYRDSLKVLEADIQHANTLATEFPREYDGACLQMRLSFSPAAHIFLFLVQWTDCSLAGALGLMRILIYKVYVDGTTTMSTHERKASIKEFYAVIFPSLLQLQRGITDMEDKKQKAVCMERYRRRDEDETSSLSDVDAEREEECGICMEMNSKVVLPNCTHAMCLRCYQDWNSRSQSCPFCRDNLKKTDPGDLWIYVEDDDVVDMETVSRENLRRLFMYINKLPLIVPDVIFSVYDSHIK, from the exons atgcggaaGGCGTACAGGGACTCCCTCAAGGTGCTCGAAGCTGACATCCAGCACGCCAACACCCT GGCGACTGAATTTCCGCGGGAGTACGATGGGGCGTGCCTGCAGATGCGGCTGTCGTTTAGCCCCGCCGCGCACATATTCCTCTTCCTGGTGCAGTGGACGGACTGCAGCCTCGCTGGGGCTCTCGGATTGATGAGGATCCTCATATACAAG GTCTACGTCGATGGCACAACCACCATGTCGACCCATGAGAGGAAAGCCAGCATCAAGGAATTCTATG CTGTAATATTTCCTTCTTTGCTGCAACTGCAAAGAGGGATCACTGATATGGAGGACAAGAAGCAGAAGGCCGTGTGTATGGAGAGGTACAGAAGGAGAGATGAAGACGAAACAAGCAGCTTATCTGATGTTGATGCTGAGAGGGAGGAGGAATGTGGGATCTGCATGGAGATGAACAGCAAAGTTGTGTTGCCCAACTGCACACATGCGATGTGTCTCAGATGCTATCAGGACTG GAACTCGAGGTCACAGTCCTGCCCATTCTGCCGCGACAACTTGAAGAAGACTGACCCTGGTGACTTGTGGATTTACGTCGAGGACGACGACGTGGTCGACATGGAGACGGTATCAAGAGAGAACCTCAGACGGCTGTTCATGTACATAAACAAGCTCCCTCTGATCGTGCCTGATGTCATCTTCAGTGTCTACGATTCCCACATAAAATGA